The Oscillospiraceae bacterium genome contains a region encoding:
- a CDS encoding beta-lactamase family protein, whose product MNFDALEKYIDSLYSKGIVACDLAVSYKGKTVFRKSAGFSDIEKKTPVSNKDKYWIYSSTKPITAAASMQLIEKGKISIDDELCKYLPAYEKMSVFNGQEIVPAKNKIKIKDLLTMTAGFSYDLTAEAIVKAREKNPLASTREMIDALAKQPLLFEPSEKFNYSLCLDVMGAVIEVVSGMSLGEYFKKNIFEPLRMNNTGFAPNSKRPDNMSSQYWYIPEEQKSSVIECTNAFILSEGFESGGAGLYSTTDDYLKFVTAMSSPENPILKKESVEFMSKDWLSESCKKDFDLINKKGYSYGFGVRTLVDKEASKSPIGEFGWDSAGGAFNLMDIKNELGIVYFQNIHNCTYAFDKIHYDIRDAVYTALNI is encoded by the coding sequence ATGAATTTTGATGCACTTGAGAAATATATAGACTCTCTTTATTCAAAGGGAATAGTGGCTTGCGATCTGGCAGTTTCCTATAAAGGCAAAACAGTTTTCAGAAAAAGCGCAGGCTTTTCTGATATTGAAAAAAAGACACCCGTAAGTAATAAGGATAAATACTGGATATATTCCTCCACAAAGCCTATTACTGCAGCGGCAAGTATGCAGCTTATCGAAAAGGGTAAAATCAGTATTGACGATGAGCTTTGCAAATATTTACCCGCATATGAAAAAATGTCTGTTTTTAACGGTCAGGAAATCGTACCCGCTAAGAATAAAATTAAAATCAAAGATTTGCTGACAATGACTGCAGGCTTTTCCTATGACCTTACGGCAGAAGCCATTGTAAAGGCAAGGGAGAAAAATCCCCTTGCATCAACAAGAGAAATGATAGATGCTTTAGCAAAACAGCCTCTTTTGTTTGAGCCCTCTGAAAAATTCAATTACAGCCTTTGTCTTGACGTTATGGGCGCTGTAATCGAGGTCGTTTCGGGAATGAGCTTAGGCGAGTATTTCAAAAAGAATATTTTTGAGCCTTTGAGAATGAATAATACAGGCTTTGCTCCAAATTCAAAGAGGCCTGACAATATGTCCTCACAGTATTGGTATATCCCCGAGGAACAGAAATCCTCTGTTATTGAATGTACAAACGCCTTTATTTTAAGCGAAGGCTTTGAAAGCGGCGGCGCAGGACTTTATTCCACTACTGATGACTATTTGAAATTTGTAACGGCTATGTCAAGCCCCGAAAATCCCATACTAAAAAAAGAAAGCGTTGAATTTATGAGTAAGGATTGGCTTTCTGAAAGCTGTAAGAAGGATTTTGACCTTATCAATAAAAAGGGCTACAGCTACGGCTTCGGCGTGCGTACTCTTGTAGATAAGGAAGCATCAAAAAGTCCCATCGGCGAATTTGGTTGGGACAGCGCAGGCGGTGCCTTTAACCTTATGGATATTAAAAATGAGCTTGGTATAGTATATTTCCAGAATATTCACAACTGTACCTATGCCTTTGACAAAATACATTATGACATAAGAGATGCTGTTTATACAGCCTTGAATATTTAA
- a CDS encoding TIGR00282 family metallophosphoesterase, protein MNCIFIGDVVGNSGCLCLEKKLPLLKKKYNADFVCVNGENSSKPNGISKESAQRIFSAGADVITTGNHVWFKHEMTEYLDECEFIIRPANYPEGTPGKSYCIFDMGKYSVAVINLLGCVYMESLASPFETADKILKEIEGQAKYIFVDFHAEATSEKIALGYYLDGRVSGVFGTHTHVQTADLRILEKGTAYITDLGMTGVENSVLGVKTEIVLKKFLTKRPVTFVQEEGEGKVHGVFVETDNNGKAIKTELIEM, encoded by the coding sequence ATGAACTGTATTTTTATAGGCGATGTTGTGGGCAATTCGGGCTGTCTTTGCCTTGAAAAGAAACTGCCCTTACTTAAAAAGAAATATAATGCGGATTTTGTCTGTGTAAACGGTGAAAATTCCTCAAAGCCAAACGGCATAAGCAAGGAGAGCGCACAGCGTATCTTTTCTGCAGGGGCAGACGTTATAACTACGGGAAATCACGTTTGGTTCAAGCACGAAATGACAGAGTATTTAGACGAATGTGAATTTATAATCCGCCCTGCCAACTACCCCGAGGGCACTCCCGGAAAAAGCTACTGTATTTTCGATATGGGTAAATACAGCGTGGCAGTTATAAATCTTTTGGGCTGTGTCTATATGGAAAGCCTTGCCTCCCCCTTTGAAACGGCAGACAAAATCTTAAAAGAAATTGAGGGACAGGCAAAATATATTTTTGTGGATTTTCACGCAGAGGCAACAAGTGAAAAAATAGCCTTGGGCTATTATCTTGACGGCAGAGTTTCTGGTGTTTTCGGTACACATACCCACGTACAGACTGCCGATTTACGCATTTTGGAAAAAGGCACTGCCTACATCACCGATTTGGGAATGACAGGCGTAGAAAATTCCGTTTTGGGAGTTAAAACGGAAATAGTTCTTAAAAAGTTTCTCACCAAACGCCCCGTAACCTTTGTTCAGGAAGAGGGCGAGGGCAAGGTCCACGGCGTCTTTGTAGAAACAGACAATAACGGAAAAGCAATAAAAACAGAATTAATAGAGATGTAA
- a CDS encoding helix-turn-helix transcriptional regulator, with protein MNITQAVKARFEELCYKKDLNFCKLATLSGVPYTTVKSILYNQSQNPGISTIKKLCDGLDITITEFFDAEIFKNLEQEIK; from the coding sequence GTGAATATTACGCAAGCTGTTAAAGCAAGATTTGAAGAATTATGCTATAAAAAGGATTTGAATTTCTGCAAATTGGCAACTCTTTCGGGCGTACCGTATACAACTGTAAAATCAATATTATATAATCAAAGTCAAAACCCCGGTATTTCCACTATTAAGAAGCTATGCGATGGGCTTGATATTACAATAACGGAATTTTTTGACGCTGAAATTTTCAAAAATTTAGAGCAAGAGATTAAATAA
- a CDS encoding aminotransferase class V-fold PLP-dependent enzyme, protein MIYFDNGASSFPKPASVSKAMSRAVSEYGANPGRSGHKLCARAALKVYSCRSLLAEMFNAEEQNIVFTLNATMSVNTVIKGIVEKGDEVIVSDLEHNSVIRPLKAIGARISVAEVCLDDDKKTVENFKNTISPYTKMIFCTHASNVLGKILPIREIGLAAKSRNIPFGVDASQSAGVVDIDVMRDNIDFLCLAGHKGLYGPQGIGVIVLNCPIMLKTLVEGGTGVNSAELFQPENAPERYESGTLPTPCIAGLEEGVRFIKQRGLDNIFKQENELLAFAYKELSKIKSVILYTPFPDNTYTGVLSFNIKGKTADEVAEILNSQNIFVRSGLHCAPFAHKKIGTLNEGGTVRISFGAFNSYTEIKTFLAIIQKHCV, encoded by the coding sequence ATGATATATTTCGACAACGGGGCAAGCTCTTTTCCTAAGCCTGCTTCGGTTTCTAAGGCTATGAGCAGAGCTGTCAGCGAATACGGGGCAAATCCGGGCAGAAGCGGGCACAAGCTATGCGCAAGGGCTGCTCTTAAAGTATATTCCTGTCGAAGCCTGCTTGCCGAAATGTTTAATGCTGAGGAGCAAAATATAGTTTTTACACTCAATGCCACAATGTCTGTAAATACCGTTATCAAGGGCATTGTGGAAAAGGGCGACGAGGTAATAGTTTCAGATTTAGAGCATAACTCCGTAATACGTCCTTTAAAGGCTATCGGCGCAAGGATAAGTGTTGCAGAGGTCTGCCTTGATGACGATAAAAAAACTGTGGAAAACTTCAAAAATACAATTTCGCCCTATACCAAAATGATTTTTTGCACCCACGCATCAAATGTATTGGGTAAAATTTTACCGATAAGAGAAATAGGCCTTGCGGCAAAAAGCAGAAATATCCCTTTCGGTGTAGATGCTTCCCAATCGGCAGGGGTAGTGGATATAGATGTGATGCGGGACAATATTGATTTTTTATGTCTTGCAGGGCATAAAGGTCTTTATGGGCCACAGGGCATAGGCGTTATAGTTTTAAATTGTCCTATTATGCTCAAAACTCTCGTAGAGGGCGGAACCGGTGTCAATTCAGCTGAGCTGTTTCAGCCCGAAAATGCCCCCGAGCGTTACGAAAGCGGTACTTTGCCTACTCCCTGTATTGCAGGACTTGAAGAGGGCGTGCGCTTTATTAAGCAAAGAGGCCTTGATAATATTTTCAAGCAGGAAAACGAGCTTTTAGCCTTTGCCTATAAAGAGCTTTCAAAAATAAAAAGCGTTATTCTTTATACCCCTTTTCCCGACAACACCTATACAGGAGTTCTCTCCTTTAATATAAAGGGCAAAACTGCCGACGAGGTGGCTGAAATTCTCAACAGTCAAAACATCTTTGTAAGAAGCGGTCTGCATTGCGCCCCCTTTGCCCACAAAAAAATCGGCACTCTGAACGAGGGCGGCACCGTCAGAATAAGCTTCGGCGCATTCAATTCATATACCGAAATAAAGACTTTTTTAGCCATAATTCAAAAACATTGTGTATAA
- a CDS encoding type II toxin-antitoxin system YafQ family toxin: MKYEIRFTTQFKKDLKLAKKQGKDIEKLFTVIDKLANGEPLEEKYRDHDLSGNYKGCRECHIEPDWLLVYEVIDDVLVLMLYRVGSHSDLFR; encoded by the coding sequence ATGAAGTACGAGATTCGGTTTACTACCCAATTCAAAAAGGATTTGAAGCTTGCCAAAAAGCAAGGCAAGGATATTGAGAAACTGTTTACCGTTATTGATAAGCTGGCAAACGGTGAGCCATTGGAAGAAAAATATCGTGACCACGATTTAAGCGGTAACTATAAAGGCTGTCGGGAATGTCATATAGAACCCGATTGGTTGCTTGTGTATGAAGTGATTGATGATGTATTGGTTTTAATGCTTTATCGTGTAGGTAGCCATTCTGATTTATTCAGGTAA
- a CDS encoding type II toxin-antitoxin system RelB/DinJ family antitoxin, with product MESTNLNIRTDKEVKMQAEKIFDALGLNMTTAVNIFLRQAIRENGIPFEVKLNIPNETTAAAIAEGRALAYDKNATGFSSMSDLRAALEE from the coding sequence ATGGAGTCTACAAACTTGAATATCCGTACCGATAAAGAAGTGAAAATGCAGGCTGAAAAGATTTTTGATGCTTTGGGACTTAATATGACCACTGCTGTTAATATCTTTTTAAGACAGGCGATCCGTGAGAACGGTATTCCTTTTGAGGTCAAGCTGAATATCCCCAACGAAACCACTGCCGCCGCTATCGCAGAGGGAAGAGCTTTGGCGTATGACAAAAACGCGACAGGCTTTTCCTCTATGTCTGATTTAAGGGCGGCGTTGGAAGAATGA
- the hprK gene encoding HPr(Ser) kinase/phosphatase — MDKKFVTLKKIIDDNFLEIIFTAKEPENIHIYANDINRPALQLVGYFEHFDNNRIQVLGKAELAYIEEMDKAQRPVIFEKLCQTKIPAIIVARSMEIPPELIEAVKNHGVALLRSNDTTSGLMSSLIYYLSTALAPCITRHGVLVEVYGEGIFLTGDSGVGKSETAIELLKRGHRLIADDAVEIRRVSNKTLVGSAPEIIKYFIELRGIGIVDVRRLFGIGAVKETEKLNLVIEMEPWDETKQYDRLGLDDQFTDILGIKLPSLKIPVKPGRNLAVIIEVAAMNLRQKRLGYKAAEELNRRLEAQYK; from the coding sequence ATGGATAAAAAGTTCGTAACTCTAAAAAAAATAATTGACGATAATTTTCTTGAAATTATTTTTACAGCAAAAGAGCCGGAAAACATTCATATTTACGCCAACGACATAAACCGTCCTGCCTTACAGCTTGTAGGATATTTTGAACACTTTGACAATAACAGAATTCAGGTTTTGGGAAAGGCTGAGCTTGCCTATATCGAAGAAATGGATAAGGCGCAAAGACCTGTCATTTTCGAAAAGCTTTGCCAGACTAAAATTCCTGCTATAATAGTTGCAAGAAGTATGGAAATCCCCCCCGAGCTTATTGAAGCTGTTAAAAACCACGGAGTTGCTCTTTTGAGAAGCAATGACACTACATCGGGACTTATGTCCTCTTTGATTTACTACTTAAGTACAGCCTTGGCGCCTTGTATTACAAGACACGGCGTTCTCGTAGAGGTTTACGGTGAGGGTATTTTCCTCACAGGTGACAGCGGCGTCGGAAAAAGCGAAACCGCAATAGAGCTTTTAAAAAGAGGCCACAGACTTATTGCTGACGATGCCGTGGAAATCCGCAGAGTTTCCAATAAAACTCTTGTAGGCTCTGCCCCCGAAATAATAAAATATTTCATTGAGCTCAGAGGTATCGGAATTGTAGACGTGCGCCGTCTTTTCGGTATCGGTGCCGTAAAGGAAACAGAAAAGCTCAATCTTGTTATAGAAATGGAGCCTTGGGACGAAACAAAGCAATACGACAGACTTGGTCTTGATGACCAGTTTACCGATATTCTCGGCATCAAGCTCCCCTCTCTGAAAATCCCCGTAAAGCCGGGTCGAAACTTAGCCGTTATTATCGAGGTTGCGGCTATGAACCTAAGACAGAAGAGATTAGGCTACAAAGCAGCGGAAGAGTTAAACCGCCGCTTAGAAGCCCAGTATAAATAA
- the mtaB gene encoding tRNA (N(6)-L-threonylcarbamoyladenosine(37)-C(2))-methylthiotransferase MtaB, with translation MKAAYATLGCKVNQYETVCIQNEMEALGFESVSFEEYADVYIINTCCVTAEGEKKSRNMIRRAKKKNPVASVAVCGCFSEKDGGKAALSCGADIVFGSADKGKIPEKLCQFIKNRQGYIFDKKVTQYPEIEPLTVKGGERTRATVKVEDGCNNFCSYCIIPYVRGRVRSKEPLAVINEIEGLVKKGYCEFVITGIHLASYGKESGKYELTSLIEQIAKTDGVERIRLGSLEPTYITEETAKRLSKIKELCPHFHLSMQSGCDKTLKEMNRKYTSERFYESVILLRKYFDNPAITTDILTGFPNESEEDFKEGAEFIKKVGFAQAHIFPYSIREGTVAAKLENQVPESEKAKRVKALSEITNKSREDFLKTQIGKEHKVLFEQRKGEFFEGYAENYVPVYVKCEKELTNIIALTKIEKLENGICYGKIVEF, from the coding sequence ATGAAGGCTGCTTATGCCACTTTAGGCTGTAAAGTCAATCAATATGAAACAGTGTGCATACAAAACGAGATGGAAGCCTTAGGCTTTGAAAGTGTCAGCTTTGAAGAGTATGCAGACGTTTATATTATAAATACCTGCTGTGTTACGGCAGAGGGTGAAAAAAAGTCAAGAAATATGATACGCAGAGCCAAAAAGAAAAACCCCGTGGCTTCAGTTGCAGTATGCGGCTGTTTTTCAGAAAAGGACGGGGGAAAGGCGGCGCTGTCCTGCGGTGCCGATATTGTTTTCGGCAGTGCTGACAAGGGTAAAATCCCCGAAAAGCTATGCCAATTTATAAAAAACAGACAAGGCTATATTTTTGATAAAAAAGTAACGCAATATCCCGAAATTGAACCGTTGACAGTTAAAGGCGGAGAAAGAACAAGGGCGACTGTAAAGGTTGAGGACGGCTGTAACAATTTTTGCTCCTACTGTATTATCCCTTACGTCAGAGGCCGTGTGCGTTCAAAAGAGCCTTTAGCTGTTATAAATGAAATAGAGGGTCTTGTAAAAAAAGGCTACTGCGAATTTGTCATAACAGGAATACATCTTGCTTCCTACGGAAAGGAAAGCGGAAAATACGAGCTTACCTCTTTAATTGAGCAGATTGCAAAAACAGACGGGGTTGAAAGAATACGCTTAGGCTCTCTTGAGCCGACCTATATAACAGAAGAAACGGCGAAAAGGCTTTCGAAAATAAAGGAGCTTTGTCCCCATTTTCATTTGTCCATGCAAAGCGGCTGCGACAAAACCTTAAAAGAAATGAACAGAAAGTATACCTCAGAGAGATTTTATGAGAGCGTTATTCTTTTGAGAAAATATTTTGACAATCCTGCAATCACTACGGATATACTTACAGGCTTTCCCAACGAGAGCGAGGAGGATTTCAAGGAGGGTGCAGAGTTTATAAAAAAAGTAGGCTTTGCACAGGCGCATATATTCCCTTATTCCATAAGAGAGGGTACTGTTGCGGCAAAGCTTGAAAATCAAGTGCCCGAAAGTGAAAAAGCAAAAAGAGTCAAGGCTTTAAGCGAGATAACCAACAAAAGCAGAGAGGACTTTTTAAAAACTCAGATTGGAAAAGAGCATAAAGTGCTTTTTGAGCAAAGAAAAGGTGAGTTTTTTGAAGGCTATGCAGAAAACTACGTTCCTGTTTATGTTAAATGTGAAAAAGAGCTTACAAACATTATTGCTTTGACAAAAATAGAAAAGCTCGAAAACGGAATTTGTTACGGGAAAATTGTCGAATTTTGA
- a CDS encoding PHP domain-containing protein, producing the protein MKIDMHVHTSQASLCACVDAKETVQMYKDAGYDGIVLTNHYNIYQFPFYENSPHKTAENFICAYENAKEEGDKIGLKVLLGCELSFTDSNNDYLLYGLDCDFIEFIADKLNVSFSEFLKYKPENTLIYQAHPFRNHMKITPPQLLDGIESYNGNPRHDSRNEIAKEWAKKFSLKTVSGSDFHQPEDIAIGGIVTEKLIKDNTDLIELLKSQEYELIKK; encoded by the coding sequence ATGAAAATAGATATGCACGTTCACACCTCACAAGCAAGTCTTTGCGCTTGTGTAGATGCAAAAGAAACAGTACAGATGTATAAAGATGCCGGCTATGACGGCATAGTTCTTACAAACCATTACAATATTTATCAGTTCCCTTTTTATGAAAACAGCCCTCACAAAACGGCTGAGAACTTTATTTGCGCTTATGAGAACGCAAAAGAAGAGGGGGACAAAATCGGGCTAAAAGTTCTGCTTGGATGCGAGCTTTCGTTTACAGATAGTAATAACGACTATCTTTTATACGGATTGGATTGTGATTTTATAGAATTTATAGCAGATAAGTTAAATGTCAGCTTTTCTGAGTTTTTGAAATACAAGCCCGAAAACACTCTCATATATCAGGCGCATCCATTCAGAAACCATATGAAAATTACACCTCCGCAGCTGCTTGACGGAATAGAGAGCTACAACGGAAATCCCCGCCACGATTCCAGAAACGAAATTGCAAAGGAGTGGGCAAAGAAATTTTCCTTAAAAACTGTATCAGGCTCTGATTTCCATCAGCCTGAGGATATCGCCATAGGCGGAATTGTTACGGAAAAGCTTATAAAAGACAACACTGATTTAATAGAGCTGTTAAAAAGTCAGGAATATGAGTTAATTAAAAAATAA
- a CDS encoding ATP-binding protein: protein MVSKVSSIGLSGIDGFVVEVEADVSTGLPVFDIVGLPDNAVKEAKERVRAAAKNCGFELPNDRITVNLAPADTKKEGSVFDLPILLCVLKAAGCINVDLSGCIFAGELSLDGKIRATTGILPTVLAAKEAGFKKIFVPVSNVQEAAVVENVDIYPVFDVVQLLEHLSGRELISSAPCSLENIQKEHSSELLDFADVCGQEQAKRALEIAAAGAHNILLIGSPGAGKSMLAKRLPSILPPMSIEEAIETTKIYSVAGLMPKETSLLLDRPFRAPHHTASKVGLSGGGKTPKPGEISLAHNGVLFLDELPEFPKSIMEVMRQPLEDNKVTISRINSTLTFPCSIMLVCAMNPCRCGYYGHPTKECRCSQSSVTQYLSKISGPLLDRIDLHIEVPPVEFEELNKKDEKAETSAQIRERVEKAREIQRKRYKEYKLHNNAQLPSALMKEFCKIDKDTETFLKLVFNKLSLSARAYDRILKVSRTIADLEGEESINASHVSEAIVYRSLDRKYFSQLR, encoded by the coding sequence GTGGTTTCTAAAGTAAGCAGTATCGGACTTTCGGGAATAGACGGCTTTGTTGTTGAGGTAGAGGCAGACGTTTCTACCGGACTTCCCGTATTTGATATTGTAGGCTTGCCCGACAATGCGGTAAAAGAGGCAAAGGAAAGAGTGCGTGCTGCCGCTAAAAACTGCGGCTTCGAGCTTCCTAATGACAGAATAACCGTTAACCTTGCCCCTGCTGACACTAAAAAGGAAGGCTCTGTTTTTGACCTTCCTATTTTACTTTGTGTGCTTAAGGCGGCAGGCTGTATAAACGTTGATTTAAGCGGCTGTATTTTTGCAGGCGAGCTTTCTCTTGACGGTAAAATAAGAGCTACAACAGGTATTTTGCCAACTGTTCTTGCCGCTAAAGAGGCAGGCTTTAAAAAGATTTTCGTGCCCGTTTCCAATGTACAGGAAGCGGCGGTTGTGGAAAATGTGGATATTTATCCCGTTTTTGATGTGGTACAGCTTCTTGAGCATCTCTCAGGCAGAGAGCTTATTTCTTCTGCGCCCTGTTCCTTGGAGAATATACAAAAAGAGCATAGCTCTGAGCTTTTGGATTTTGCCGACGTATGCGGACAGGAGCAGGCAAAAAGAGCCTTGGAAATAGCTGCCGCAGGCGCTCATAATATTTTGCTTATAGGAAGCCCCGGCGCAGGTAAAAGTATGCTGGCAAAAAGATTGCCCTCTATTTTACCTCCGATGTCAATAGAGGAAGCCATTGAAACTACAAAAATCTATTCTGTGGCGGGTCTTATGCCAAAGGAAACCTCTCTTTTGTTGGACAGACCCTTCAGAGCGCCGCATCATACCGCTTCTAAGGTCGGTCTTTCGGGCGGCGGCAAAACACCCAAGCCGGGAGAAATCTCCCTTGCCCATAACGGCGTTTTGTTTTTGGACGAGCTTCCCGAATTCCCCAAAAGTATTATGGAGGTTATGCGTCAGCCCTTAGAGGACAACAAGGTAACTATTTCAAGAATAAATTCAACTCTTACCTTTCCCTGCTCCATAATGCTCGTCTGCGCTATGAACCCTTGCCGTTGCGGATATTACGGTCATCCTACAAAGGAATGTCGTTGCTCTCAAAGCTCGGTGACCCAATATCTTTCTAAAATATCGGGACCTCTTTTGGACAGAATAGATTTACATATAGAAGTTCCGCCCGTTGAGTTTGAAGAGCTCAACAAAAAGGACGAAAAAGCCGAAACCTCGGCACAAATACGTGAAAGAGTAGAAAAAGCGAGAGAAATTCAGCGAAAGAGATATAAAGAGTATAAGCTTCACAACAACGCACAGCTTCCCTCTGCACTTATGAAAGAGTTTTGCAAAATAGATAAGGATACAGAAACCTTTTTAAAGCTTGTATTTAATAAGCTGTCCCTTTCTGCAAGAGCTTATGACAGAATTTTAAAGGTTTCCCGAACAATAGCCGATTTGGAAGGGGAAGAAAGCATAAACGCCTCTCACGTATCGGAGGCTATAGTTTACCGTAGCCTTGACCGCAAATATTTTTCTCAATTAAGGTGA
- a CDS encoding transcriptional regulator, which yields MKLIMAIVNNDDSSMVQKELTKSGFAATKLATTGGFLSSGNTTYIVGVDDIDVERVMSIFSRFSKKRNAPVSVPTEYGSVGMPTEVSVGGATVFVLNVERFEKL from the coding sequence ATGAAACTTATAATGGCAATAGTTAATAATGACGACAGCTCAATGGTGCAAAAGGAGCTTACAAAATCGGGCTTTGCCGCAACAAAGCTTGCTACAACAGGCGGCTTTCTTTCCAGCGGTAATACCACCTATATAGTAGGTGTGGACGATATTGACGTTGAAAGAGTTATGAGTATTTTTTCCCGTTTTTCAAAAAAGAGAAACGCTCCCGTTTCTGTGCCTACCGAATACGGCTCTGTAGGAATGCCTACTGAGGTAAGTGTAGGCGGCGCAACTGTTTTTGTGCTCAACGTTGAAAGATTTGAAAAGCTGTAA
- a CDS encoding aminotransferase class I/II-fold pyridoxal phosphate-dependent enzyme, with protein sequence MYKQLKSLGESDLIRFCMPGHKGKNTGSIFDSVNKYDFTEIEPTDNLFAPEGIIKLSEEKAAELFKSKISAYSACGATPLVKASLYLACKNKNVLAMRGSHMSFFDGAALCRCKVEYLYPELNGGVSMPPTPYEIEKKLEKKKFEALFITSPNYYGVTADIEGIAKACKKYGVILIVDNSHGAHLRFIDGGKNHPLALGADLVIDSVHKTLPVLTGGAILHSNADFTRAQIKRAISLFASTSPSYLVLNSIDCALEMCRQNENLFDLAAKRVADFKIRLKNEGFFILESEPMRITLKLCQNQLDAREINRQLLERYNIACEMADRDNLVLIMSPFDSDEDLEKLFNALCQLKKEKIGKPKPLLRQIPCAQALMEPYQTLFAQTRETELKEAEGKICASHINICPPCIPIVAAGELITKEIIDFITENTDITTISIIEENCDNETYNGNS encoded by the coding sequence ATGTATAAGCAGTTAAAAAGCTTAGGGGAGTCGGATTTAATTCGGTTTTGTATGCCCGGACATAAAGGTAAAAATACAGGAAGCATTTTTGACAGCGTAAATAAATACGATTTTACTGAAATAGAGCCTACGGATAATCTCTTTGCTCCCGAAGGTATAATTAAGCTATCAGAGGAGAAGGCGGCGGAGCTTTTTAAAAGCAAAATAAGCGCTTACAGCGCTTGCGGTGCAACTCCTCTTGTAAAAGCAAGTCTTTATCTTGCCTGTAAAAATAAAAATGTTTTAGCTATGAGAGGCTCCCATATGAGCTTCTTTGACGGCGCCGCCTTGTGCCGCTGTAAAGTTGAGTACCTTTACCCCGAGCTAAACGGCGGAGTTTCAATGCCTCCGACCCCTTATGAGATAGAAAAAAAGCTTGAAAAAAAGAAATTTGAAGCTCTCTTTATAACAAGCCCCAACTATTACGGAGTAACAGCGGATATAGAGGGAATAGCAAAAGCTTGCAAAAAATACGGAGTTATTTTAATTGTAGATAATTCCCACGGCGCTCATTTGAGATTTATTGACGGCGGAAAAAATCATCCGCTTGCCTTGGGTGCTGATTTGGTTATAGACTCTGTCCACAAAACCTTACCTGTTTTGACAGGGGGCGCAATTTTACACTCTAACGCAGATTTTACAAGAGCGCAGATAAAAAGGGCAATTTCTCTTTTTGCTTCCACAAGCCCCTCGTATCTTGTTTTAAACTCTATTGACTGTGCCCTTGAAATGTGCCGACAAAACGAGAATTTATTTGACTTAGCGGCAAAAAGGGTAGCTGATTTTAAAATAAGGCTGAAAAATGAAGGCTTTTTCATTTTAGAGAGCGAGCCTATGAGAATAACTCTTAAGCTTTGCCAAAATCAGCTTGATGCAAGAGAGATTAACAGGCAGCTTTTAGAGCGTTACAATATAGCCTGTGAAATGGCTGACAGAGATAACCTTGTTTTGATTATGTCCCCCTTTGACAGCGACGAGGATTTAGAAAAGCTGTTTAATGCTTTGTGTCAGCTTAAAAAGGAAAAAATTGGAAAACCAAAGCCTCTTTTAAGGCAAATACCTTGCGCACAGGCACTTATGGAGCCATATCAGACTCTTTTTGCTCAGACACGGGAAACAGAGCTTAAGGAGGCAGAGGGAAAAATCTGCGCAAGCCATATAAATATATGCCCGCCCTGTATACCCATAGTGGCAGCAGGAGAGCTTATAACAAAGGAAATTATTGATTTTATTACTGAAAATACCGATATTACTACAATAAGCATTATAGAGGAGAATTGTGACAATGAAACTTATAATGGCAATAGTTAA